ATGGTATCAAATGTCGTAACACTCCTTGTATAAAATTAGCAAAAGATTTCCAGCCTTATAATCATACATCTTCAGCTGAAAACGAAAAAATTTTCAGCCATACACAAAAAATTTTTCGCTCCAACCCGAAAGAAATTTCAGGTCAACCTGAAAAAAATTTCGCCAACTACTTATATATAGATAATAATAAAAATATATCTAATAAGTAAGCGTCTGGTAAAGGCGGTCTATAAAAGCAAAAGGGTTGTAGTATTATTCTATAGTATTAATAACATTAGGAATAATAGTGTGATGAATATTAGAAGGAAGAATATTACAGCGGAACAGAGGGCACAAATAATTAGTGAATCATGTGTTCCAGGGTGCATTATATCACAAGTTGCACGGTCTTATGGAATTTCGGAGAAGACATTATATGGGTGGCGTAGTAGGGGGAAGTTTAGCAGAAGAAAAGCAGAAACATCTAATAATACAGGTAATAAATTTGTAGAATTATTAGTACAAGAAAGAGAGTATACACTATTAAAAAAAGCAGAATTAACCTTTAGTAATTTTTCTTTATTAATTGAGGGCAATATTAGTAGCACAAAGCTCTTGGAGATAGTCAAAATATTGGACGGATCATGTTAGATATAGCTTCAGATAGCAGAATATATCTCTGTACTGGTTATACCGACATGCGTAAGGGTATTAATGGTTTATCGTTACTGGCACAATCAATATTGTCAGATCAGTTTGACAAGAGTGTCTTATTTGTCTTTAGGGGTAAACAGGCTGACAGAATAAAAATATTATGGTGGGATGGGCAAGGTTTTTGTTTATATTATAAATGTCTTGATAGTGGCAAGTTTGTATGGCCCAAGGTTGATAATAAGCAATCTATTGGAATTACTAAGGCCCAGCTAGCAATGTTGATAGAAGCTATTGACTGGCGTAATCCAAGATGGTTTAATAGACCTCAATATGCTGGATAAAGATTAAAATATGATTTTTGACCTTAACAACTTATCTTGTGATGTATCTATATTACATAAAACAATTAAGGTACTATTCGATGAGAATGAGTTATTGAATCAAGAAAACCAATCACTAAGAGAACAGCTAGCGTTACTAAAAGCAAAGAGTTATGGCAAGTCATCAGAAAAGGTAAGTAAGCAAATAGAAGAGCTTGAGCTCAAAATAGAAGAAAATGAGATTATTTTAGGTTTTAAACCTGAGCAAGATAACCTTGGTTCAGATAAGAGTCAAGAGGTTTCAGATAATAAGGATAGCAAGCAGCTAGCAAAGCGGCGGAAATTACCGGATTATTTACCAAGAGAAGATGAGGTATTAAATCCTGCCGAAAAATGTCCCTCCTGTGGTGGAGTAGAATTTCGCAAGATAAGTGATGATATTTCAGAAACGTTAGAATATGTTCCATCATCATTTAAGGTGATACGTCATATAAGACCACGCTGTGCCTGTATTAATTGTGAGAAGATAGTTCAAGCCTATGCCCCATCAAAAGCCATTGACAAAGGTAAGGCTGGAGCTGGGTTATTGGCATATATTCTAGTTCAAAAATATTGCAATCATCTACCGCTCTATCGTCAATCACAAATTTACGATAGAGAAGGCGTGGAGATTTCAAGGACGACAATGGCAAGCTGGGTGGGTCAATGTGCTAGATTGCTAGAGCCGATAGCGGGAGCAATTCAACGATTTGTATTCTCAGGTGCACAAATTCATGGCGATGATACGCCAGTGAAAGTGTTAGCTCCTGGGATTGGTAAAACTAAAACTGGGAGAATATGGAGCTATGTATTAGACGGTAGACCTCATGGAAATAAGTCTCCAGCTGCAGTTTGTTATTTTTATAGTCCTGACCGGAAAGGCACAAGACCGCTTGAGCATTTAAAAGATTT
This genomic window from Rickettsia endosymbiont of Ceutorhynchus obstrictus contains:
- a CDS encoding transposase, translated to MNIRRKNITAEQRAQIISESCVPGCIISQVARSYGISEKTLYGWRSRGKFSRRKAETSNNTGNKFVELLVQEREYTLLKKAELTFSNFSLLIEGNISSTKLLEIVKILDGSC
- the tnpB gene encoding IS66 family insertion sequence element accessory protein TnpB (TnpB, as the term is used for proteins encoded by IS66 family insertion elements, is considered an accessory protein, since TnpC, encoded by a neighboring gene, is a DDE family transposase.); translated protein: MLDIASDSRIYLCTGYTDMRKGINGLSLLAQSILSDQFDKSVLFVFRGKQADRIKILWWDGQGFCLYYKCLDSGKFVWPKVDNKQSIGITKAQLAMLIEAIDWRNPRWFNRPQYAG
- the tnpC gene encoding IS66 family transposase, which translates into the protein MIFDLNNLSCDVSILHKTIKVLFDENELLNQENQSLREQLALLKAKSYGKSSEKVSKQIEELELKIEENEIILGFKPEQDNLGSDKSQEVSDNKDSKQLAKRRKLPDYLPREDEVLNPAEKCPSCGGVEFRKISDDISETLEYVPSSFKVIRHIRPRCACINCEKIVQAYAPSKAIDKGKAGAGLLAYILVQKYCNHLPLYRQSQIYDREGVEISRTTMASWVGQCARLLEPIAGAIQRFVFSGAQIHGDDTPVKVLAPGIGKTKTGRIWSYVLDGRPHGNKSPAAVCYFYSPDRKGTRPLEHLKDFTGVLHADAYTGYDQLYINDEKSATKIEEAACWAHMRRKFYEVTIANDKANIAIAILEQIGEIYSIEADIRGLEPDKRLEERQKKSKVLVEKLFTGFRKAYDQLPKKSSTAKAISYALNNQKALMRFLDNGKIEIDNNAAERAMRSIAIGRKNWLFAGSDSGGHTAAIIYSIIETAKLNNINPWKYLQKVLAIIQDYKANKIADLLPWNIILD